The following are from one region of the Sandaracinus amylolyticus genome:
- a CDS encoding four helix bundle protein, with product MLDYERLDVYRTSLDFLSLALVLADRVPRGYGPIGDQLRRAATSIPLNVAEAMGRSTRDDRRRHLSIARGSAMECGALLDVIARIPEARVDTDQAKQLIERVVAMLTKLGAARFSTPAS from the coding sequence ATGCTCGACTACGAACGGCTCGATGTGTACCGCACGTCACTCGATTTCCTCTCGCTCGCGCTCGTGCTCGCGGACCGAGTGCCCCGTGGCTACGGCCCGATCGGAGATCAACTCCGTCGCGCTGCGACGTCGATCCCGCTCAACGTCGCCGAAGCGATGGGCCGGTCGACGCGCGACGACCGGCGACGCCACCTGAGCATCGCTCGTGGCTCAGCAATGGAGTGCGGCGCGCTCCTCGACGTGATTGCGCGAATCCCCGAAGCGCGCGTCGACACGGACCAGGCCAAGCAACTCATCGAGCGCGTCGTCGCAATGCTGACCAAGCTGGGCGCCGCGCGTTTCAGCACCCCGGCTTCCTGA